TATATGTTTAAAAGTCATATTATATATACTATAACAAGTTTAATTGATCCAACTCAAGTTTACTTGATTTATCTCATAGGCGGATCTGGATGGAAATCATAGAGGGCGGACCCACGAAACCCGAAATTGCAGCCATAGTATTATCAAAACTCGATCTTTGTGTCAGTGACGTATTTGCTGATATTGGCTGCGGGACCGGCAGAATTTCAATAATGGCTGCTAAGTTAGCAAGGCAAGTATATGCCATCGACGATAGAGAAGAAGCCATTATTGCTGCCCGGCAGAATATCCTGGACGAAAAGATTGATAATATTGAATTGCTCAGGGGTGAAGCACCTCCTGTTCTTGATAAACTTCCTCCACTGGATTGTGCATTTGTGGGCGGTACCCGAAATATTGAAGGTATTCTTCATGTACTCAAAAAAAAAATCAATGGCAGGATAGTCGTCAATGCTGTCAGGATACAGACAGTTTCAACTATTATTGAAACCATGCAGGAATTGGGGATATTTAAGGAAGCTATCCATGTCCAGGTGTCAAAAAATTATCCTCTGGCAGGTGAGATCATTTTTAAACCATTAAATCCCGTCTATATACTCGTAGGAGACACTGATCACAAAAAGGAGGATTATTAATTGCTAATTGGAATCGGCCTGGGCCCAGGTGACCCTGATCTATTAACACTGAAAGCTGTAGAGGTATTGAAACAAAGCGATATAGTGTTCGTACCTGGTCGGCTCGCAGCCAAACTGGTTGAATCTTATGCAGCCCCGCACATGCTGGAATTTCCAATGACCAAGGATAAGAAAGTGCTTCAATCCCACTGGGAAGAAAATGCTGATACAGTAGCAAGGCATGCAAAAAATGGACTGGTCGCATTTGGGCTTATTGGTGACCCGAACTTTTTTAGCACCTTTACACATCTTCGCAAGCTTATCAGCCAGCGCCATCCAGATATTGTCATAGAAACCATACCGGGCATCAGTTCAATAACAGCATTTGCATCAAGAACCGACATACAGATAGGAACTTCATTTCAGGTTAGCGACGGATCACCTTTTAATGACAGGATAGTAATGAAGGCCAGGCGTCCAAAACAGCTCATAAAATGGCTTAAGTCTGAAGGATTTGATGAATTTATCCTGGCCCAGAAACTGTTTTCAGAGGATGAAGAGATCACAAGAGATATTGAACAATTCCCTGAAAAAGGTGATTATTTCAGTATTATCCATGCGAGGAAACATATTGACACAAAATAAAATATATTTTGTAGGAGCAGGGGCCGGTGATCCGGAACTGATCACAGTAAAAGGCCAGAGATTGCTGGATTCAGCAGATCTTGTGGTATATGCAGGCTCATTGGTAAATCCTGTACTGCTGAACAACCTCACAGGCAAAAAGGTGGACAGCTACGGGATGGGGCTGGAGGACATCATCCGATTAATGGTTGAATCAGTGAAGAAAGGTGAACAGGTGGTCAGGCTGCACAGCGGTGATCCATCATTATACGGCGCCATTGTAGAGCAGATCAATGAACTGGCAAAACACAATGTGGATGTAGAGATCGTTCCAGGCGTTTCATCATTGTTAGCCACCGCCGCAGCCCTTGGTACCCAGTTGACATTAAAAGGGGTCAGTGAAACACTGATCGTGACCAGGCCTGCTGGTGAAACACTGGAAGCAGACGATTTAGCAGGATTATCCAGGCATGGGGCCACCATGGCAGTATTCCTGGGTACCCACAGGATTGAGGAGATCATGCAGGCAGTGGAATATCCCCCAGACACACCCGCTGCTGTGGTATATCATGCATCATGGGATGACCAGCAAATAATAAAAGGAACTGTATCTGACATCGCTGCAAAGGTCAAAGCTGCAGGACTTACACGCTCTGCTATGATTCTGATCGGCGGGGTAGTGAACCCCGGGCAATACAGGAGGTCGCATTTATACACACGGCAATAATCTATCTGGAACATAATCATAATGCAGCTATCAAGGTTCAGGAATGCATAGGAGGACATCTTATTCCATTTGGAAAAACAACATTTAAAGAAGCATTTTCCAGGTATGAAGCCCTGGTTGCGGTCATGGCATGCGGCATTGTTGTAAGGGAACTGGCACCTCTCTTGCAGGATAAATGGACTGACCCACCGGTAGTTGTAGTAGATGCAGGTCTGAATTATGCAGTGGCTTTAAGCGGCGGTCATCATGGTGCCAATGACCTGGCAAAGCATCTTGTAAAGATTGGTTTACAACCGGTAATTACAACTGCAACAGAAGCTCTGGATCGCCAATCTGTGGAAGGTATAGCCCATGAACTTGATTGCGAGATAATTAACAAGGATTCTACAAAGGCAGTGAATTCCGGTTTCCTAAATTCGGACCTGCCTGTTATAGAAATACATGGACCCAAAGTGGTTGTGGTAGATCCCGATGTTTCTGTGCTAAAAAAAAAGGAAACTAATCACATGAAAGGTGTAATTGTAGGGATAGGTGCAAGAAATAATGTGCAGTCAGAGAATGTGTTGGATGCAATAAACCGGGCTCTATCAGAGTGCACCCTGACATTATCTGATGTGGAATTATTTGCATCGGCGCAGATAAAAGAAGATGAAGCAGGTCTGATCATTGCTGTGAAACAGCTTAGAAGCCATCTGGTATTTGTTCCCACAGAGATAATCAATTCTATTGATCCGCCTTCCAGTTCAAAGGCCTCAATGCTGGGCCTTACCGGAGTATGCGAACCTGCAGCACTAGCATTATCCAGAGAACACAAATTGATAATGAGGAAAAAAGTATATGACAACGTCACCATCGCCATCGCAAGGTAAGCTCTATGTGGTGGGAATAGGCCCGGGCTCACCTGAGCATTTGACACTGAAGGCTGCACAGGTACTAAAAGATGTAGATATCATTATTGGTAATGGTACATACATAGACCAGGTCAATCACCTGATTACTGAACAGCAGGTGATCAGGTCAGGCATGGGGCATGAAGTGGAAAGGGCTAACAAAGCAGTTGAACTGGCCAGAAACAACCAGGTAGCAATGGTCAGCGGCGGCGATTCCAATGTATATGGAATGGCAGGACTTATGCTGGAAATGGTACAGCAATCTGATCAAATGGTGGATATCGAGATCATACCGGGTGTAACTGCTATAAGTGCAGTGGCCAGTCTATTGGGTGCGCCAATAGTGACAGATTTTGCAGTTATCAGTTTAAGCGACCTGCTCACTTCGTGGGATATTATCGAAAAACGCCTGGAAGCAGCATCTGAAGCAGATATGGTCATAAGTCTCTATAATCCTAAAAGCAGAAATAGAAATACAAATTTCCAGCAAGCTATTAAGATCATCCAGCGTAACAGAGCCGATTCCGTACCTGTAGGAATAGTCAGGAATGCGTTGCGAGAGGAAGAACCTGCAGTGATCGTTACCACGCTGGGAGAGGCATTGGACCATGACGATGAAGTGGATATGAGAACCACTGTGATCATAGGGAACAGTGAATCAAGGATCTGGGATAATAAGATCATTACTCCAAGGGGGTATCATAAAAAATATGACTACTGATCTATTAACAGCAGCGGCCCATCCCACAAAAGAGATTGACCCTGAACTGGTCCGAAAATGCATAGAACCCGGGGCTACCACCCCTGAAGCCAAGACCATAGCTGAGGAGGGGCGTGCGATTGTACGCAAGATCGTAGGCGACAACTCTTTGGAAGACAGGATACGCCAGAGGTGCGTGATTGCCACAGGAGATCCGGGTTTCAAGGACTTGCTTGTGTTCACCAGCGATCCCATTAAAGCCGGACTGGAGGCAATATCAGCCGGAGCATCCATATTCACTGATATCAGGATGGTCAGGACCGGTATTATCAAGACCGGGCATGGATGTGAGATTCAGTGCGTCCTGGATATGGAAGGTGCCGGGGATATTGCCAGGGACCGAAGCATTACCAGGACTTCAGCAGGATTCCTGGCTGCCGGAAATATACTTCAGGACTCAGTAGTGGTTATCGGAAATGCTCCATCAGCAGCCATTACTTTGTGTCGTATGGTGGAATTTGGGATCAGACCTGCTCTTATTATTGCTGTTCCTGTGGGTTTTGTTAATGCTGCCGGATCAAAAGAGATGGTCAGGGAGCTTGATGTTCCTTCTATTACTTGCATCGGGACCCGTGGGGGCACACCTGTGGCAGTGGCCTGTATCAATGAACTGCTGGTAATTAATAGTGTATCCCAACTTTGACAGCTTGTCCCCGCGCCTATACCTTTATACACAAATCCTTCTCTGATGAATGTATCAGGATTAATTTCTAACATCCATTAATGTGAAGTTTTTCAGCCACAGGTATACGTGGTGGTTTATCCGGATTCTCGTCGGGATACCCTATGGGTATTATGGCAGCAACGTCGTATCCTTCTGGTATGTTCAGCAGATCCTTTATCTTGCTACCCCGGGATGTCAA
The sequence above is a segment of the Methanosarcinales archaeon genome. Coding sequences within it:
- the cobM gene encoding precorrin-4 C(11)-methyltransferase, encoding MRGNILTQNKIYFVGAGAGDPELITVKGQRLLDSADLVVYAGSLVNPVLLNNLTGKKVDSYGMGLEDIIRLMVESVKKGEQVVRLHSGDPSLYGAIVEQINELAKHNVDVEIVPGVSSLLATAAALGTQLTLKGVSETLIVTRPAGETLEADDLAGLSRHGATMAVFLGTHRIEEIMQAVEYPPDTPAAVVYHASWDDQQIIKGTVSDIAAKVKAAGLTRSAMILIGGVVNPGQYRRSHLYTRQ
- the cobJ gene encoding precorrin-3B C(17)-methyltransferase; its protein translation is MTTSPSPSQGKLYVVGIGPGSPEHLTLKAAQVLKDVDIIIGNGTYIDQVNHLITEQQVIRSGMGHEVERANKAVELARNNQVAMVSGGDSNVYGMAGLMLEMVQQSDQMVDIEIIPGVTAISAVASLLGAPIVTDFAVISLSDLLTSWDIIEKRLEAASEADMVISLYNPKSRNRNTNFQQAIKIIQRNRADSVPVGIVRNALREEEPAVIVTTLGEALDHDDEVDMRTTVIIGNSESRIWDNKIITPRGYHKKYDY
- a CDS encoding cobalt-factor II C(20)-methyltransferase yields the protein MLIGIGLGPGDPDLLTLKAVEVLKQSDIVFVPGRLAAKLVESYAAPHMLEFPMTKDKKVLQSHWEENADTVARHAKNGLVAFGLIGDPNFFSTFTHLRKLISQRHPDIVIETIPGISSITAFASRTDIQIGTSFQVSDGSPFNDRIVMKARRPKQLIKWLKSEGFDEFILAQKLFSEDEEITRDIEQFPEKGDYFSIIHARKHIDTK
- a CDS encoding precorrin-8X methylmutase; this encodes MTTDLLTAAAHPTKEIDPELVRKCIEPGATTPEAKTIAEEGRAIVRKIVGDNSLEDRIRQRCVIATGDPGFKDLLVFTSDPIKAGLEAISAGASIFTDIRMVRTGIIKTGHGCEIQCVLDMEGAGDIARDRSITRTSAGFLAAGNILQDSVVVIGNAPSAAITLCRMVEFGIRPALIIAVPVGFVNAAGSKEMVRELDVPSITCIGTRGGTPVAVACINELLVINSVSQL
- the cbiT gene encoding precorrin-6Y C5,15-methyltransferase (decarboxylating) subunit CbiT, which produces MEIIEGGPTKPEIAAIVLSKLDLCVSDVFADIGCGTGRISIMAAKLARQVYAIDDREEAIIAARQNILDEKIDNIELLRGEAPPVLDKLPPLDCAFVGGTRNIEGILHVLKKKINGRIVVNAVRIQTVSTIIETMQELGIFKEAIHVQVSKNYPLAGEIIFKPLNPVYILVGDTDHKKEDY
- the cbiG gene encoding cobalt-precorrin 5A hydrolase — its product is MQEVAFIHTAIIYLEHNHNAAIKVQECIGGHLIPFGKTTFKEAFSRYEALVAVMACGIVVRELAPLLQDKWTDPPVVVVDAGLNYAVALSGGHHGANDLAKHLVKIGLQPVITTATEALDRQSVEGIAHELDCEIINKDSTKAVNSGFLNSDLPVIEIHGPKVVVVDPDVSVLKKKETNHMKGVIVGIGARNNVQSENVLDAINRALSECTLTLSDVELFASAQIKEDEAGLIIAVKQLRSHLVFVPTEIINSIDPPSSSKASMLGLTGVCEPAALALSREHKLIMRKKVYDNVTIAIAR